A stretch of Paraburkholderia phenazinium DNA encodes these proteins:
- the fdxH gene encoding formate dehydrogenase subunit beta gives MALQSLDIKRLSATTTPPPGVREPVTGTVAKLIDVSKCIGCKACQTACMEWNDLRDEVGINHGVYDNPLDLTEHSWTVMRFSEYENPDGNLEWLIRKDGCMHCEDPGCLKACPSPGAIVQYTNGIVDFHEENCIGCGYCVTGCPFNIPRISKTDHRAYKCTLCSDRVAAGQEPACVKTCPTGAIVFGTKEDMKQHAAERIEDLKERGFEHAGLYDPPGVSGTHVMYVLHHADQPSLYHGLPDHPRISPMVRLWKGIAKPLAVAGIALAALSGFFHYTRIGPNEVTEDDELAARDEARRIRGEREEQNDEVK, from the coding sequence ATGGCACTGCAATCATTGGATATCAAGCGCCTGTCCGCCACCACGACTCCTCCCCCGGGGGTACGGGAGCCGGTGACCGGCACCGTGGCGAAGCTGATCGACGTTAGCAAATGCATTGGCTGCAAGGCGTGTCAGACGGCGTGCATGGAGTGGAACGACCTGCGCGACGAGGTGGGAATCAACCACGGCGTGTACGACAACCCGCTGGATCTCACCGAGCATTCGTGGACGGTGATGCGTTTCTCCGAGTACGAGAATCCGGACGGGAACCTCGAATGGCTGATCCGCAAGGACGGCTGCATGCACTGCGAGGATCCGGGCTGCCTGAAGGCGTGTCCGTCGCCGGGCGCGATTGTGCAGTACACGAACGGCATCGTCGATTTTCATGAGGAGAACTGCATTGGCTGCGGCTATTGCGTGACGGGCTGTCCGTTCAACATTCCGCGCATTTCGAAGACGGACCATCGGGCATACAAATGCACGCTATGTTCCGACCGCGTCGCGGCTGGTCAGGAGCCGGCGTGCGTGAAGACGTGTCCGACCGGTGCGATTGTGTTCGGCACCAAGGAGGACATGAAGCAGCACGCGGCGGAGCGCATCGAAGATCTCAAGGAGCGCGGCTTCGAGCACGCGGGACTGTACGACCCACCGGGCGTGAGCGGGACGCACGTGATGTATGTGCTGCACCACGCGGACCAGCCTTCGCTGTACCACGGCTTGCCGGATCATCCGCGGATCAGTCCGATGGTGCGTTTGTGGAAGGGCATTGCGAAGCCGCTGGCGGTGGCGGGGATTGCTTTGGCGGCGCTGTCCGGCTTCTTCCATTACACGCGGATTGGCCCGAACGAGGTGACGGAAGACGACGAACTGGCGGCGCGGGATGAGGCCAGGCGCATTCGTGGCGAGCGCGAGGAGCAGAACGATGAAGTCAAATGA
- a CDS encoding formate dehydrogenase subunit gamma, whose translation MKSNDPNLIVRYTANERTNHWITAISFVMLALSGLALFHPSMFWLTALFGGGQWTRILHPFVGLVMFVSFLILAVRFWHHNYLDRDDVQWLRQIDDVLANREENLPEIGRYNAGQKLLFFTMVGCLVLLLCSGVVIWRRYFSVYFPVEVIRLAALVHAFAAFVLIVGIVVHIYAAIWIKGSVGAMVRGTVTLGWARKHHPKWFRESVK comes from the coding sequence ATGAAGTCAAATGACCCGAATCTGATTGTGCGTTACACGGCGAACGAGCGGACGAATCACTGGATCACGGCGATTTCGTTTGTGATGCTGGCGTTGTCTGGGTTAGCGTTGTTTCATCCGTCGATGTTCTGGCTAACGGCGTTGTTTGGCGGAGGGCAGTGGACGCGGATCCTGCATCCGTTTGTGGGTCTGGTGATGTTTGTGTCGTTCCTGATTCTCGCGGTGCGATTTTGGCATCACAACTATCTGGACCGTGACGATGTACAGTGGTTAAGGCAGATTGATGATGTACTCGCGAATCGCGAGGAGAATTTGCCGGAGATTGGGCGGTATAACGCTGGGCAGAAGCTTTTGTTTTTTACTATGGTGGGGTGTCTGGTGTTACTGCTTTGCAGTGGGGTTGTTATCTGGCGGCGGTATTTTTCAGTTTACTTCCCGGTTGAGGTGATTCGGCTTGCTGCCCTTGTCCATGCTTTTGCCGCGTTTGTTCTCATTGTTGGGATTGTGGTGCATATCTATGCTGCCATCTGGATCAAGGGGTCCGTCGGCGCTATGGTGCGTGGTACCGTCACGCTAGGGTGGGCGAGGAAGCATCATCCTAAGTGGTTTCGGGAGAGTGTTAAATAG
- the fdhE gene encoding formate dehydrogenase accessory protein FdhE, with translation MPQKILDPSQIASQDPSAIPRIRLPERATVFETRAARLKNLAAGNPISAYIRLMSTVAAAQHLQLTTIISNLPSREAITQAQHHSMPLIPALSPDRDPQWRAVVHRLLDKVEAAGAITPALGNVLDALRLKTLEELDTQADAVLAHRYNEIDPASAPFIMAALQVVWTDLASRLDPRDIPYLDTPGVCPVCGALPVASIVRVGGQYQGYRYLQCGLCSSEWHVVRTKCSNCDSTKGIAYHGIAGGNEALKAESCDECHTYRKIGYQEKDFEFEPLADDLASLTLDLLMNEAGYRRSSPNPLLWPEVPSDA, from the coding sequence ATGCCCCAAAAAATCCTAGACCCATCACAGATAGCATCCCAGGACCCCTCAGCGATCCCGCGCATCCGCCTGCCGGAGCGGGCGACAGTATTTGAAACCCGCGCAGCGAGACTAAAAAACCTCGCCGCTGGCAATCCGATCTCCGCTTACATCAGACTGATGTCAACAGTAGCCGCAGCCCAGCACCTGCAGCTAACAACCATCATCTCAAACCTCCCATCGCGGGAAGCGATCACCCAGGCCCAACACCACTCCATGCCTCTAATCCCGGCCCTCTCGCCGGACCGGGACCCGCAGTGGCGCGCCGTCGTCCACCGCTTGCTGGACAAAGTCGAAGCCGCCGGCGCCATCACCCCCGCACTCGGCAACGTTCTCGACGCCCTGCGTCTAAAGACCCTCGAAGAACTCGATACCCAGGCCGACGCGGTCCTGGCCCATCGCTATAACGAAATCGATCCCGCCTCCGCCCCGTTTATCATGGCGGCCCTCCAGGTGGTCTGGACCGATCTTGCGAGCCGTCTCGATCCGCGCGATATTCCCTATCTCGACACGCCAGGCGTCTGTCCCGTCTGCGGCGCTCTGCCAGTTGCCAGCATCGTGCGCGTCGGCGGTCAGTATCAGGGCTACCGTTATCTGCAATGCGGTCTATGCTCCAGTGAATGGCATGTGGTCCGCACCAAATGCTCGAATTGCGATTCGACCAAAGGGATCGCCTATCATGGCATCGCGGGCGGTAACGAGGCCCTCAAGGCGGAATCCTGCGATGAATGCCATACGTATCGCAAGATCGGCTATCAGGAGAAAGACTTCGAGTTCGAGCCGCTCGCAGACGACCTCGCGAGCCTCACGCTCGATCTGTTGATGAACGAAGCAGGCTATCGGCGCAGTAGCCCCAATCCGTTGCTGTGGCCTGAAGTGCCATCGGATGCCTAA
- the selA gene encoding L-seryl-tRNA(Sec) selenium transferase produces the protein MSEVQGNPLNALLARVPAVERVMSSLAVQPLLAEYGRTQVLAAVRAALDRLRQNLQAGAGRAAERQDDGPATASAMSHGGPDVLQGGMSLDAACNESHVVSQVAILLAQRAQNRLRAVFNLTGTVLHTNLGRALLPDEAVRAVVEALTRPMNLEFDLATGSRGDRDDLIDDIICELTGAEAATVVNNNAAAVLLTLSALAAKKEVIVSRGELVEIGGAFRIPDIMSRAGARLREVGATNRTHLKDYEEAIGPRTAMLMKVHCSNYAISGFTKSVELDELAPLARRHGLPVAVDLGSGTLVDLAQWGLPNEPTVRENIVAGADLVTFSGDKLLGGPQAGLIVGRADLIHKIKKHPLKRALRVGKLTLAALEPVLRLYQAPEFLRERLTTLRLLTRPAAEMQAFAERALPLLQHALGESFIVSAEPMFSQIGSGALPIEQLPSYGLVVRLATGKRSGRALMKLEKALHALPRPVIGRIADDALRLDLRCLEAVDEATFLSQCEALHA, from the coding sequence GTGAGCGAAGTGCAGGGAAACCCGTTAAACGCGCTGCTGGCACGTGTGCCCGCCGTGGAGCGAGTCATGTCGTCCTTAGCCGTGCAGCCTTTGCTCGCCGAATACGGCCGCACCCAGGTGCTCGCCGCCGTGCGTGCAGCGCTCGACAGGCTGCGGCAGAATCTGCAGGCCGGCGCCGGGCGTGCCGCCGAGCGGCAGGATGATGGACCCGCCACAGCGTCTGCGATGTCTCACGGCGGTCCGGACGTTCTGCAGGGCGGCATGTCACTTGACGCCGCGTGCAACGAATCTCACGTCGTCAGTCAGGTCGCCATTCTGCTGGCGCAGCGCGCGCAGAACCGTCTGCGCGCCGTTTTCAATCTTACCGGTACGGTGCTGCACACCAATCTCGGCCGTGCGCTGCTGCCCGACGAGGCCGTGCGCGCCGTTGTTGAAGCGCTCACGCGTCCGATGAATCTCGAGTTCGATCTCGCAACCGGCAGCCGGGGCGATCGCGACGATCTGATCGACGACATTATCTGCGAGTTGACCGGCGCTGAAGCGGCCACGGTAGTGAACAACAACGCTGCGGCCGTGCTTTTGACGCTATCGGCGCTTGCGGCGAAGAAGGAAGTGATCGTGTCGCGTGGCGAACTCGTCGAGATTGGCGGTGCGTTCCGTATTCCCGACATCATGTCGCGCGCGGGCGCAAGGCTGCGCGAGGTGGGGGCGACCAACCGCACGCATCTGAAGGACTACGAAGAGGCTATCGGTCCGCGCACTGCGATGCTGATGAAAGTCCATTGCAGCAACTATGCGATCAGCGGCTTTACGAAAAGCGTCGAGCTCGATGAACTCGCGCCCCTTGCACGCCGGCATGGTTTGCCGGTTGCAGTCGATCTGGGCAGCGGCACGCTCGTCGATCTCGCGCAGTGGGGATTGCCGAATGAGCCAACCGTGCGCGAGAACATTGTCGCGGGGGCCGACCTCGTGACGTTCAGTGGCGACAAGCTGCTTGGCGGTCCGCAAGCGGGCCTAATCGTCGGACGTGCCGATCTGATCCACAAGATCAAAAAGCATCCGCTCAAACGTGCGCTGCGTGTGGGCAAGCTCACGCTTGCGGCGCTCGAGCCTGTCCTGCGCCTTTATCAGGCGCCTGAATTTCTGCGTGAACGCCTGACAACGCTGCGTCTGCTGACACGTCCAGCCGCGGAAATGCAGGCGTTTGCCGAGCGCGCGTTACCGCTTTTGCAGCACGCACTCGGGGAGAGTTTTATCGTGAGCGCCGAGCCCATGTTCAGCCAGATCGGTAGTGGCGCGTTGCCCATCGAGCAGCTGCCTAGCTACGGACTGGTGGTGCGCCTTGCAACCGGCAAGCGTAGCGGCCGAGCATTGATGAAACTCGAGAAAGCGCTTCACGCATTGCCGCGACCGGTCATTGGCCGCATTGCCGACGATGCATTGCGGCTCGATCTGCGCTGCCTCGAAGCCGTCGATGAAGCCACGTTCCTCTCGCAGTGCGAGGCGTTGCACGCATGA
- the selB gene encoding selenocysteine-specific translation elongation factor, with translation MIVGTAGHIDHGKTTLVRALTGVDTDRLKEEKARGISIELGYAYTPLENGDVLGLIDVPGHEKLVHTMAAGACGIDFALLVIAADDGVMPQTREHLAILQLLGVSHGAVALTKTDRVDAARLAQVRAEIDVWLAASSFAGAPVFETNATQSDDAGVAQLKAYLHETAVAWRARRDDGLFRLAIDRVFTLTGQGTIVTGTVFAGRVTTGDTVMLAPAATTVRVRSIHAQNRAAEVGHAGQRCALNLAGIEKEAIARGDWIVDARLAEPSERLDVELTLLADAGIALQHWTPLHVHIGTTHRVAHVALLDGDTLHAGESARAQLVFDLPVCALAGDRFIVRNAQATKTVGGGRVLDPFGPARKRRTPERHAWLDALRAWIDARTIEPLLEQAPHGMLRSTLMHVTGLPANLLSVPETALTIPLHGKTADDAVVVQRRHWEQLGVQVVSALEQFHLRMPDEQGPDAARLRRIAAPLLPDGLWRALVDALEMQGTVVRSGARLHLPEHRVALDASEEALAAKLLPLIAQGRFDPPWVRDLASEIHEPEEKVRQLLRKLSRQGGVYQVVRDLFYHPDVVYELARLVGSLAQEHGGGLGASAFRDASGLGRKRAIQILEFFDRVGYTRFQRDLRLVRGDSRLLETL, from the coding sequence ATGATCGTCGGGACTGCTGGACATATCGATCACGGCAAGACGACGCTGGTGCGCGCGCTGACGGGCGTCGATACGGATAGACTCAAGGAAGAAAAGGCGCGTGGCATCTCGATCGAACTCGGTTATGCCTATACGCCGCTAGAAAACGGCGACGTATTGGGCTTGATCGATGTGCCCGGCCACGAGAAGCTCGTTCACACGATGGCGGCGGGTGCATGCGGCATTGACTTTGCATTGCTGGTGATCGCCGCGGATGACGGCGTGATGCCGCAAACGCGGGAACATCTGGCGATCCTGCAACTGCTCGGTGTATCGCACGGCGCAGTGGCGCTGACGAAGACCGACCGTGTCGACGCGGCGCGTCTTGCGCAAGTGCGTGCAGAAATTGATGTGTGGCTCGCTGCGTCGTCGTTTGCTGGAGCGCCGGTGTTCGAAACCAACGCGACGCAGTCAGACGACGCCGGGGTAGCACAACTCAAAGCCTATCTGCACGAAACCGCGGTCGCATGGCGAGCGCGTCGCGATGACGGGCTATTCCGCTTGGCGATCGATCGGGTGTTCACCTTGACCGGGCAAGGCACGATCGTGACGGGCACCGTTTTCGCCGGACGCGTGACCACCGGCGATACGGTAATGCTCGCGCCGGCCGCGACGACGGTGCGCGTACGCAGCATTCATGCGCAGAATCGCGCAGCGGAGGTGGGCCATGCCGGACAGCGCTGCGCGCTCAATCTCGCCGGTATCGAAAAGGAAGCGATCGCGCGCGGCGACTGGATCGTCGATGCGCGATTGGCCGAGCCGTCGGAACGGCTCGATGTCGAACTGACGCTGTTAGCCGATGCCGGCATTGCATTGCAGCACTGGACGCCGCTGCATGTGCATATCGGCACGACGCATCGGGTCGCGCACGTGGCGTTGCTGGATGGCGATACCTTGCATGCTGGCGAATCGGCGCGAGCGCAACTCGTTTTTGATTTGCCCGTGTGTGCGTTGGCCGGCGATCGCTTTATCGTGCGTAATGCGCAGGCTACCAAGACCGTTGGCGGCGGCCGCGTGCTCGATCCGTTTGGTCCCGCGCGCAAGCGTCGCACTCCTGAACGTCACGCGTGGCTCGATGCGCTGCGAGCATGGATCGACGCGCGCACGATCGAGCCGCTGCTCGAGCAGGCTCCGCACGGCATGCTGCGTTCGACTCTCATGCATGTAACGGGGTTGCCGGCAAACCTGCTGAGCGTGCCGGAGACCGCACTGACTATTCCCTTGCACGGAAAGACCGCGGACGATGCGGTGGTTGTGCAGCGTCGTCATTGGGAGCAGTTGGGCGTGCAGGTCGTGAGTGCATTGGAGCAGTTTCATCTGCGCATGCCCGACGAGCAGGGCCCGGACGCCGCGCGCTTGCGCCGTATCGCGGCGCCGCTGTTGCCGGATGGGTTGTGGCGCGCGCTGGTTGACGCGCTGGAAATGCAAGGGACAGTGGTGAGAAGCGGTGCCAGGCTGCATCTGCCGGAGCATCGTGTCGCGCTCGACGCGAGCGAGGAAGCTTTGGCCGCGAAGCTGTTGCCCTTGATCGCGCAAGGCCGTTTCGATCCGCCCTGGGTGCGCGATCTGGCAAGTGAGATTCATGAGCCGGAAGAGAAGGTGCGGCAACTGTTGCGCAAGCTTTCGCGGCAGGGTGGGGTGTACCAGGTGGTGCGGGATCTTTTCTATCACCCGGACGTGGTGTATGAACTGGCGCGCCTGGTGGGTTCGCTCGCGCAGGAGCACGGCGGTGGGCTGGGCGCGTCCGCATTTCGCGATGCGAGCGGTTTGGGACGCAAGCGCGCGATCCAGATTTTGGAGTTCTTCGATCGCGTTGGATATACTCGTTTCCAGCGCGATCTTCGACTCGTGCGCGGCGACAGTCGTTTGCTCGAGACGCTTTGA
- a CDS encoding ATP-binding protein, whose product MKNPLNTLFGRLALMTVGLIVLVHVTLLIIVDSERGQLDATHMQHAVQLAMQAEHDGSLAASSIAATLGVTYVPADKAIQYGCPAPCTNTNTPFDRDLRSKLPPGSQVIFDPDNGAVWVRYAGNADWAKLQNAALPGRRFLSASLLMLALAVIIALLGAWYLQRPLHRLARASREFRVGHRAPVVQPGGPREVKELIGDFNQMVHELAQAEQERAVMLAGVAHDLRAPITRMQVRADLLPDEANRSGFLRDAESLSRIVTQFLDFARETADTSPHAGVDAHCHRHYGDSLADDALVRLNLHAGDGFNLPLVDLDRILANLIENALTYGEPPVDISTFRRNGQYVLSVRDHGGGIPAGQLERALQPFVRLDEARGGNAHCGLGLAIVRRLVRYNGGAFSAENAPDGGFAVSLTFPAAHGGNRGGA is encoded by the coding sequence ATGAAAAACCCGCTTAACACGCTGTTCGGCCGCCTCGCGCTGATGACGGTAGGGCTGATCGTGCTGGTTCACGTCACCTTGCTGATCATCGTCGACTCGGAGCGTGGTCAGCTCGATGCGACTCATATGCAGCACGCGGTACAGCTTGCCATGCAGGCTGAGCACGACGGCTCGCTCGCCGCCTCGAGCATCGCTGCGACGCTCGGCGTGACCTACGTGCCGGCGGACAAGGCGATCCAGTACGGCTGCCCCGCGCCTTGCACGAACACGAACACGCCGTTCGACCGCGACCTGCGCAGCAAGCTGCCACCGGGCAGTCAGGTCATATTCGATCCCGACAACGGCGCCGTGTGGGTGCGTTATGCCGGCAATGCGGACTGGGCGAAACTGCAAAACGCGGCGTTGCCCGGGCGGCGTTTCCTGAGCGCATCTTTATTGATGCTCGCGCTAGCCGTGATCATCGCGCTGCTCGGCGCATGGTATTTGCAGCGGCCGCTGCACAGGCTTGCGCGAGCCTCGCGCGAATTCCGTGTCGGCCACCGCGCGCCCGTGGTGCAGCCAGGTGGTCCGCGTGAAGTGAAAGAGTTGATCGGTGACTTCAATCAGATGGTGCATGAACTCGCGCAAGCCGAACAGGAGCGCGCAGTGATGCTGGCGGGCGTTGCGCATGACCTGCGTGCCCCGATCACGCGAATGCAGGTGCGCGCCGATCTCCTCCCCGACGAAGCGAACCGCAGCGGCTTTCTGCGTGACGCCGAATCGCTGTCGCGCATCGTGACGCAGTTCCTCGACTTCGCGCGTGAGACGGCCGATACGTCCCCGCACGCGGGCGTCGACGCACATTGCCACCGTCACTACGGCGACAGTCTCGCAGACGATGCGCTGGTGCGGCTTAACCTGCACGCCGGTGATGGTTTCAATTTGCCGCTGGTCGACCTCGACCGGATTCTCGCCAACCTGATCGAAAACGCGTTGACGTACGGAGAACCGCCAGTGGACATCTCAACCTTCAGGCGCAACGGCCAGTACGTGTTGAGCGTGCGCGATCATGGCGGCGGCATCCCTGCCGGGCAACTCGAGCGTGCCTTGCAACCCTTCGTGCGGCTCGACGAAGCTCGTGGAGGTAACGCCCATTGCGGACTGGGACTTGCAATCGTCCGACGCCTCGTGCGGTATAACGGCGGGGCATTTAGCGCGGAGAATGCGCCCGATGGGGGATTTGCAGTGTCGTTGACGTTTCCTGCTGCACACGGCGGCAATCGCGGCGGCGCGTGA
- a CDS encoding response regulator, with translation MSDTPIQVLLVDDDADLRDLLRTFFQQRGIEFSVLHDANQLMRRLERERPSIVVLDLMMPGIDGLTALRQLRTSGNTIPVIMLTARADGVDRVIGLELGADDYLGKPFMPQELLARIHAVLRRHAQAPLAVQAERREAFRFGCFRLDFATRTLYRDDEPLKLTGSEYALLEVFALHPMEALSRTKLVDLLHGPYAEVTERGIDVPVWRLRRLLEDDPANPRRIQTLRGIGYMFVPGNSDDEKPA, from the coding sequence ATGTCCGACACGCCAATCCAGGTCCTGCTGGTCGACGACGACGCCGATCTGCGCGATCTGCTGAGAACGTTTTTTCAGCAACGCGGCATCGAATTTTCGGTGCTGCACGATGCGAACCAACTGATGCGCCGCCTCGAACGCGAGCGCCCCTCCATCGTCGTGCTTGACCTGATGATGCCGGGCATCGACGGACTTACCGCGCTCAGACAACTCCGCACGAGCGGCAACACCATTCCTGTGATCATGCTGACGGCGCGCGCCGACGGCGTGGACCGCGTGATCGGTCTCGAACTCGGCGCCGACGACTATCTCGGCAAGCCGTTCATGCCGCAAGAACTGCTCGCGCGCATTCACGCCGTACTGCGCCGCCACGCGCAAGCTCCGTTAGCGGTCCAGGCGGAACGGCGGGAAGCGTTTCGCTTTGGGTGCTTTCGTCTCGACTTCGCGACGCGCACCCTGTATCGCGATGACGAGCCACTCAAACTCACTGGTAGCGAATACGCGCTGCTCGAAGTGTTCGCGCTGCATCCCATGGAGGCGCTCTCGCGCACGAAGCTGGTTGACCTGCTGCACGGCCCCTACGCGGAAGTGACCGAACGCGGCATCGACGTACCTGTGTGGCGCCTGCGCCGCCTGCTCGAGGACGACCCCGCCAATCCACGCCGGATCCAGACATTGCGCGGCATCGGCTACATGTTCGTACCAGGCAACAGCGACGATGAAAAACCCGCTTAA
- a CDS encoding efflux RND transporter periplasmic adaptor subunit has protein sequence MTRVHILPARSPRATVVSPLAVVAAIAAFALAGCGQQAPQMPPQMVPEVGVVTIAPHPVVASTELSGRLSAIRVAEVRPQVEGIVRKRLFTEGAVVAAGSVLYQIDPDSYQAAYDQAVGTLAKAVATAAAAQTKATRYTALWKVQGVSQQDYDDAISSLQEAQADAVADRAALKTAAINLGYTKVVAPIAGRIGKSSVTEGALVTAEQTTALATVQATDQMYLDVTRSSADWLRLQKEFASGQLQQAGKDGAVVHLVMEDGSPYAQAGTLLFSDITVDSTTGSVTLRCVFPNPVGVLLPGMFVRARLEEGVNQQAITVPQLAVSRASDGSASVLTVDAANKVEQRHVTADTANGADWIVTRGLKTGDRVIVAGSQKARAGALVKPVESPATADTAAAAATRAPATGALAALPTTGS, from the coding sequence ATGACACGAGTTCATATTTTGCCGGCACGTTCGCCGCGTGCAACGGTAGTAAGCCCGCTTGCCGTCGTGGCGGCGATCGCCGCCTTCGCCCTCGCGGGCTGCGGTCAACAGGCGCCGCAGATGCCACCCCAAATGGTCCCCGAAGTCGGCGTGGTAACCATCGCGCCGCACCCTGTGGTTGCCAGCACGGAACTGTCCGGCAGGCTCTCCGCCATACGTGTGGCCGAAGTCAGGCCGCAGGTAGAGGGCATCGTGAGAAAGCGCCTCTTCACGGAAGGCGCGGTGGTCGCGGCGGGCAGCGTGCTTTATCAGATCGATCCCGATAGTTACCAGGCCGCTTACGATCAGGCCGTTGGCACGCTCGCGAAAGCGGTGGCCACGGCCGCCGCGGCGCAAACCAAAGCCACGCGCTACACGGCGCTGTGGAAGGTCCAGGGCGTCAGCCAGCAGGACTATGACGACGCGATCTCGTCGTTGCAGGAAGCGCAAGCGGATGCGGTCGCCGACCGCGCCGCGTTGAAGACGGCAGCCATCAATCTTGGCTACACGAAGGTGGTCGCGCCGATTGCCGGACGCATCGGTAAATCCAGCGTGACAGAAGGTGCGCTCGTCACGGCGGAACAGACCACTGCACTGGCCACGGTTCAGGCCACGGACCAGATGTATCTCGATGTGACCCGCTCGTCGGCGGACTGGCTGCGGTTGCAGAAAGAGTTCGCCAGCGGTCAGTTGCAGCAGGCCGGCAAGGATGGCGCGGTGGTTCATCTGGTGATGGAAGACGGCTCTCCCTATGCGCAGGCCGGCACGCTGCTGTTCTCCGATATCACCGTCGATTCGACCACCGGTTCGGTCACCTTGCGTTGCGTGTTCCCGAATCCCGTTGGCGTATTGCTGCCCGGCATGTTCGTGCGTGCGCGGCTTGAAGAGGGCGTAAACCAGCAGGCGATCACCGTGCCGCAACTTGCGGTCTCGCGCGCCTCCGATGGCTCGGCCAGCGTGCTGACGGTCGATGCCGCCAACAAGGTGGAGCAGAGACACGTCACCGCAGATACCGCCAACGGCGCCGACTGGATCGTCACCCGCGGGCTGAAAACCGGCGACCGGGTGATCGTCGCGGGTTCGCAGAAGGCGCGTGCGGGCGCTCTTGTCAAGCCGGTGGAGAGTCCCGCCACGGCGGACACCGCTGCCGCTGCAGCGACCCGCGCGCCGGCCACCGGAGCGTTGGCCGCACTTCCGACAACCGGTAGCTAA